The following are from one region of the Maribacter aquivivus genome:
- a CDS encoding M81 family metallopeptidase, translating into MKPLYLFAFLLLICTTSCKDDKTSEENKKLPRIAIAGLGIESSTFSPALTTEEAFHAKVGDSVFSRYPFLQIDSLNRNRAEWVPTLVGKSLPGGTVTREAYESLVTKSLDMLKENMPYDGLFFDIHGAMSVVGLDDPEGDLIQRIRAVIGDDVLISTSMDLHGNVSERLAKHTDLITCYRMAPHEDAIESKKRAVTNLIDRLESGKGKPAYKAWVPVPILLPGEKTSTRIEPGKSLYAKIPEITKQDGVIDAAIWIGYAWADEPRNHAVVMVTGDDKEKVEKGAEKLAQSFWDVRNEFEFVAPTTTLDESLKLALASDKKPYMISDMGDNPTAGGAGDVTWTLKELLARPEFKSTKGKSLIYASIPGPEFVEKAMEIGVGGKIKAEAGAAVDYRFAGPLLLDGTITAIKEGDTNAEVEVVVKVGNIDVIVTKKRKPYHHLSDFTNLGLNPKNSDVVVVKIGYLVPELYEMRGDWTMALTPGGVDQDLNRLGYKRIKRPMFPLDSLMTQPDLKTRWIPAADAK; encoded by the coding sequence TTGAAACCACTCTACCTCTTCGCCTTCTTACTTTTAATATGTACAACCTCTTGTAAAGATGATAAGACATCAGAAGAAAATAAAAAACTACCAAGAATTGCTATTGCAGGTTTAGGTATTGAAAGTAGCACCTTCTCACCTGCCCTTACTACTGAAGAAGCTTTTCACGCAAAAGTGGGAGATTCGGTTTTCTCTAGATATCCATTTTTACAAATAGATTCCCTAAACAGAAATAGAGCCGAATGGGTGCCTACGCTAGTTGGCAAGTCTTTACCTGGCGGAACTGTAACCCGCGAAGCTTACGAATCTTTAGTTACTAAAAGTTTGGATATGCTAAAGGAAAACATGCCATATGATGGACTCTTCTTTGATATTCACGGCGCAATGAGTGTTGTGGGGTTAGATGACCCAGAAGGCGATTTAATACAACGTATACGTGCTGTTATAGGTGATGATGTACTCATATCCACCTCTATGGACTTACATGGAAATGTATCTGAAAGATTAGCGAAGCATACAGATTTAATTACTTGCTATCGTATGGCTCCTCATGAAGATGCTATTGAATCTAAAAAGAGAGCGGTAACCAATTTAATTGACCGATTAGAAAGTGGTAAAGGAAAACCAGCCTACAAAGCGTGGGTTCCTGTTCCAATTCTATTACCAGGAGAAAAGACAAGCACACGTATTGAGCCAGGCAAAAGTTTATATGCCAAAATACCAGAGATTACGAAGCAAGACGGAGTTATTGATGCCGCCATTTGGATTGGGTATGCTTGGGCAGACGAACCACGTAATCATGCAGTTGTAATGGTAACCGGTGATGATAAAGAAAAAGTTGAAAAAGGTGCCGAAAAGTTAGCTCAAAGCTTTTGGGATGTTCGTAATGAATTTGAATTTGTAGCACCTACAACTACCTTAGATGAAAGCTTAAAACTCGCATTGGCAAGTGACAAAAAACCATATATGATTAGTGATATGGGCGACAACCCAACGGCTGGTGGTGCTGGTGATGTTACTTGGACATTGAAAGAGCTATTGGCAAGACCTGAATTTAAATCAACAAAAGGCAAATCTCTAATCTATGCATCTATACCTGGACCGGAATTTGTTGAAAAAGCAATGGAAATAGGTGTTGGTGGAAAAATTAAGGCGGAAGCTGGTGCTGCAGTAGATTATAGATTTGCCGGTCCTCTTTTGTTAGACGGAACTATTACTGCCATTAAAGAAGGTGATACCAATGCCGAAGTTGAAGTAGTCGTTAAGGTTGGAAATATTGATGTGATTGTCACCAAAAAACGTAAGCCATACCATCATTTAAGTGATTTTACAAACTTAGGATTAAACCCTAAAAATTCTGATGTTGTCGTCGTTAAAATAGGATATTTAGTCCCTGAATTATACGAAATGCGTGGCGATTGGACTATGGCGCTTACCCCTGGAGGAGTTGACCAAGATTTAAATAGATTAGGGTACAAAAGAATTAAAAGACCAATGTTTCCTTTGGATAGTTTGATGACTCAGCCAGATTTAAAAACTAGGTGGATACCTGCTGCAGATGCGAAATAA
- a CDS encoding DUF2461 domain-containing protein encodes MNFKNQIEFLKELQKNNSKEWMDANRKWYKQVRDEYIFWLNSMNIRLSAIDDEYYDTPGKKGINRINNNLMFHPNKPVYKDHFGAGFDKKPKTADFYFELGIERCIFAGGLWRPESKVLRSVRDAIDYDGEDFVKILNKKSFKTRFGGLFEDAKLTNAPKGFAKDHKYIELLKNKTFAVFHEFDTKETIKSNFDDELVSAYKEMLPFRRYLNKAITV; translated from the coding sequence ATGAACTTCAAAAACCAAATAGAATTCCTCAAAGAATTGCAGAAAAACAATTCAAAGGAATGGATGGATGCCAATAGAAAATGGTATAAACAAGTACGCGATGAATATATCTTTTGGCTTAATAGTATGAATATTAGATTGTCTGCTATTGATGACGAATACTATGATACTCCCGGTAAAAAAGGAATTAACCGTATTAATAATAATCTGATGTTTCACCCGAATAAACCGGTGTACAAAGACCATTTCGGTGCAGGATTTGACAAGAAGCCAAAGACTGCAGATTTTTATTTTGAACTAGGAATAGAACGTTGCATTTTCGCAGGCGGATTATGGCGACCTGAGTCAAAAGTATTACGAAGTGTTCGTGATGCTATTGATTACGACGGTGAGGACTTTGTCAAAATATTGAACAAAAAATCTTTTAAAACACGATTTGGCGGACTTTTCGAAGATGCGAAACTTACAAACGCACCTAAAGGCTTTGCAAAAGACCATAAGTATATAGAATTACTCAAAAACAAAACCTTTGCAGTTTTTCATGAGTTTGATACTAAGGAAACTATCAAGAGCAATTTTGACGACGAGTTAGTTAGTGCCTACAAAGAAATGCTTCCTTTTAGGCGTTATTTGAATAAGGCGATTACGGTTTAA
- a CDS encoding class I SAM-dependent methyltransferase, producing the protein MEINEEKLHALLGKVVTEMGAAANGPLITIGDKLGLFTTLSESDPLSSNELAAKTNTAERYVREWLSAQAASGYVQYHANTQTFSMTPEQTMVFGNRKSPVFMTGAFYAIASVYHDEPKIEEAFKTGEGVSWGDHNNCLFCGTEKFFSPSYEGNLISSWLPAMEGLVKKLDKGAKVADIGCGHAASTIIMAKAFPNSSFIGFDFHAASIEQAKERAKEAGLSNISFEVATAKDFPGNDYDFIAYFDCLHDMGDPVGACAHTKAALKPDGTCMIVEPFAKDSLEENLNPVGRAFYAFSTMLCTPCSLNQEVGLALGAQAGEKRLKEVITKGGFSRFKSAVETPFNLILEARP; encoded by the coding sequence ATGGAAATAAATGAAGAAAAATTACATGCTTTACTAGGTAAAGTAGTAACTGAAATGGGTGCTGCAGCTAACGGTCCATTAATTACAATTGGAGACAAGCTAGGTCTTTTTACTACGCTATCAGAATCAGACCCTTTATCATCTAATGAATTAGCTGCCAAAACCAATACCGCTGAAAGGTATGTGAGAGAATGGTTATCGGCACAAGCGGCATCTGGCTATGTACAATATCATGCCAATACACAAACATTTTCTATGACGCCAGAGCAAACTATGGTTTTTGGAAACAGAAAAAGTCCTGTTTTTATGACAGGAGCTTTTTATGCCATTGCTTCAGTATACCACGATGAGCCAAAAATAGAAGAAGCTTTTAAAACAGGGGAGGGAGTTTCTTGGGGAGACCATAACAATTGCCTATTCTGCGGAACAGAAAAATTTTTCAGTCCTTCCTACGAAGGAAACCTAATTTCTAGTTGGCTCCCAGCTATGGAAGGACTTGTCAAAAAATTAGACAAAGGGGCCAAAGTAGCTGATATTGGATGCGGACATGCAGCTTCTACCATAATAATGGCAAAAGCATTTCCTAATTCTTCTTTTATTGGATTTGATTTTCATGCAGCATCCATCGAACAAGCAAAAGAAAGAGCTAAGGAGGCTGGTTTATCTAATATATCTTTTGAAGTGGCAACAGCTAAAGATTTTCCAGGTAACGATTATGATTTTATCGCGTATTTTGATTGCTTACATGATATGGGAGATCCTGTTGGTGCATGTGCACACACCAAGGCAGCCTTAAAACCTGATGGTACTTGTATGATTGTAGAGCCTTTTGCAAAAGATTCCTTAGAAGAAAACTTGAATCCTGTAGGTAGAGCCTTTTACGCTTTCTCAACAATGCTTTGCACACCGTGTTCACTAAATCAAGAAGTAGGATTGGCATTAGGCGCACAAGCCGGAGAAAAGAGACTGAAAGAAGTCATCACCAAAGGTGGTTTTTCTAGATTCAAGAGCGCTGTGGAAACGCCTTTTAATTTGATTTTAGAAGCTAGACCTTAA
- a CDS encoding DUF1624 domain-containing protein, with the protein MKNNRIESIDLLRGIVMVLMALDHTRAFLHYDSYFFSPTDISQTTVPLFITRFITHFCAPVFVFLAGTSAYLSGRRKNKKELSTWLIKRGVWLVILELTIVQFVWQFQLDYAMNVLQVIWVLGVSMIFLAAFIYVPKRLMIIVSLIVIFGHNALDGFEPETWNGLWTILHLQAPIVTKYFAIMVFYPLVPWVFVMPLGYHFGVLYTQDFDPRVRKKYLIYLGLTAIGLFFIIRALNFYGDPNSWSNFELLTSTILSFMNVSKYPPSLLYLLITLGPSILLLAFVENWKGRIHHAIVIIGRVPLFFYVVHLFVIHLVALIIATIMGFSPRLMVIELFISLTKSLQGFGFNLVVVYILAIAITLTLYPLCIWFWKYKNNNRDKWWLSYL; encoded by the coding sequence ATGAAAAATAATAGAATAGAATCAATTGACTTATTAAGAGGCATTGTTATGGTGTTAATGGCATTGGATCATACAAGAGCATTTCTACATTACGATTCTTATTTTTTCAGTCCTACAGATATATCGCAGACTACCGTTCCATTATTCATTACCCGTTTTATCACTCATTTTTGTGCACCAGTATTTGTTTTTTTAGCGGGTACTTCTGCATATTTGAGTGGAAGAAGAAAAAATAAGAAAGAACTGAGTACTTGGCTGATTAAACGTGGCGTTTGGCTTGTTATTTTAGAATTAACAATTGTACAATTCGTCTGGCAGTTTCAATTAGATTATGCTATGAATGTACTTCAAGTAATTTGGGTGCTTGGGGTATCTATGATATTTTTAGCAGCATTTATTTATGTCCCAAAAAGGCTGATGATTATAGTTAGTTTAATAGTGATATTCGGACATAATGCATTGGATGGATTTGAACCTGAAACTTGGAATGGACTATGGACTATTCTTCACTTACAAGCCCCGATAGTTACCAAATACTTCGCGATAATGGTTTTCTACCCTCTTGTACCTTGGGTTTTTGTAATGCCCCTTGGTTATCATTTTGGAGTATTATATACCCAAGATTTTGACCCGAGAGTTAGAAAGAAATATTTGATTTACTTGGGTTTAACAGCAATAGGTTTATTCTTTATTATTAGAGCATTAAACTTTTATGGTGACCCGAATAGTTGGTCAAATTTTGAATTGTTGACTTCTACGATTTTGTCATTCATGAATGTTTCTAAATATCCGCCATCGTTGTTATATTTACTGATAACATTAGGTCCTTCTATACTTTTACTAGCCTTTGTCGAGAATTGGAAAGGTCGTATTCACCATGCTATTGTTATCATTGGTCGTGTGCCATTGTTTTTTTACGTCGTTCACCTGTTTGTCATTCACTTAGTTGCTTTAATCATAGCAACAATAATGGGGTTTTCACCAAGATTGATGGTTATTGAATTATTTATAAGCTTAACAAAAAGCCTTCAAGGTTTTGGGTTTAATCTGGTAGTGGTATACATTTTAGCGATAGCTATAACACTAACACTTTACCCTTTATGTATATGGTTTTGGAAATATAAGAATAACAACCGCGATAAATGGTGGCTAAGCTATTTGTAA
- a CDS encoding Kelch repeat-containing protein, with amino-acid sequence MKTNKMYLVLFSFITLSSTFINCRNDDDKVILEEGETPNQQDKTVNQAPDDFELIAVIDGATDVDVMPNFLWNAAVDPDGDSISYELFVDENSNPTTSLANTINETNFTLEERLPLNQDLFWKVVAIDSEGNTTSSETFSFTTRNLHIPETPVTASAAFSERRDHTSVVFDNKMWVIGGYDGFSHLNDIWQSTDGETWTQVTAEAPFHKRRFHSTVVFDNKIWVMGGHNGSDILTDIWQSSDGENWTLVTGALPFNISYDQSVIAFQNKLWVIGSGSGPAKSMNTIWQSSDGETWTSVDSQITFTDRFGFATLVFDNKIWILGGNGAGAENFNTPLNDTWQSSDGKIWNQVNANTLFSGRKGHTSVVFDDKMWIIGGFDGSSRVNDIWQSADGETWTQVIKEGPYTGRLEYTPISFNNKIWIIGGSTGSALLNDVWSMD; translated from the coding sequence ATGAAAACAAATAAAATGTATTTGGTGCTTTTTTCATTTATCACATTATCCTCAACATTCATTAATTGTAGAAATGATGATGATAAAGTAATCTTAGAAGAAGGCGAAACACCTAATCAACAAGATAAAACAGTCAATCAAGCTCCAGATGACTTTGAGCTTATAGCTGTTATAGATGGCGCAACAGACGTAGATGTAATGCCGAATTTTTTATGGAATGCAGCTGTGGATCCTGATGGAGATTCTATATCCTATGAATTGTTTGTGGATGAAAATAGCAACCCCACTACTAGCTTGGCAAATACTATAAACGAAACCAATTTTACCCTAGAAGAAAGATTACCATTAAACCAAGACTTGTTCTGGAAAGTTGTAGCGATTGATTCAGAAGGAAATACAACATCTAGTGAGACTTTCAGTTTTACGACAAGAAATCTGCACATCCCTGAAACTCCAGTAACAGCAAGTGCAGCTTTCTCAGAGAGAAGAGATCATACCTCGGTCGTTTTTGATAATAAAATGTGGGTTATTGGTGGCTATGATGGTTTCTCACATTTAAATGATATCTGGCAAAGTACAGATGGTGAAACGTGGACTCAAGTTACTGCAGAGGCACCTTTTCATAAAAGAAGATTTCATTCTACCGTTGTCTTTGATAATAAAATATGGGTAATGGGCGGTCATAATGGCTCAGATATATTAACTGATATTTGGCAGAGTAGTGATGGCGAAAATTGGACATTGGTTACCGGAGCACTTCCATTTAATATAAGTTATGACCAATCAGTAATAGCTTTTCAAAATAAATTATGGGTCATAGGAAGTGGATCTGGTCCAGCCAAATCAATGAATACTATTTGGCAAAGTTCTGATGGTGAAACATGGACTAGTGTCGATTCTCAAATAACTTTTACTGATAGGTTTGGCTTTGCGACCCTAGTCTTCGATAATAAAATATGGATTTTAGGAGGAAATGGAGCGGGAGCAGAGAATTTCAATACACCCTTAAACGATACCTGGCAAAGTAGTGATGGTAAAATATGGAACCAGGTTAATGCAAACACACTTTTCTCAGGAAGAAAAGGTCATACTTCTGTAGTTTTTGACGATAAAATGTGGATCATAGGTGGGTTTGATGGCTCATCTCGAGTTAATGATATATGGCAAAGTGCTGATGGTGAAACTTGGACACAAGTAATTAAAGAAGGTCCGTATACCGGGAGATTAGAGTATACCCCTATCTCATTTAATAATAAAATATGGATAATTGGTGGGTCAACTGGATCTGCTCTTTTAAATGATGTCTGGTCTATGGATTAG
- a CDS encoding collagen-like protein, which translates to MKTTMKLFTYVLIILSLTITSCAKDGEDGAVGPAGTQGETGSDGLDGVDGADGADGVDGSDGVDGIDGEDGNADVQLLEYGSETITTGSVTYPMDGVSLNELNESLVLGFYAEIFQTPNAGNSFVTKKRWVPVPGIGEPTLFETRVIIEGSTAVLSGGPSSDYIVNLYDLGTLDPYLTEVTFEEFKIFVIPASSISSPSSPVNSAKNSNDFSEMSHDELITHFDLEK; encoded by the coding sequence ATGAAAACTACAATGAAACTTTTTACCTACGTATTAATCATTTTATCATTAACAATTACCTCTTGTGCTAAAGACGGTGAAGATGGAGCTGTTGGTCCCGCTGGTACTCAAGGTGAAACTGGTTCAGATGGTCTCGACGGAGTTGATGGTGCTGATGGTGCTGACGGAGTTGATGGATCAGATGGAGTCGATGGTATAGATGGCGAAGATGGTAATGCAGATGTTCAACTATTAGAATATGGGTCAGAAACCATTACTACGGGTAGTGTTACCTACCCAATGGACGGTGTATCACTAAATGAATTAAACGAGAGTTTAGTTTTAGGGTTTTATGCTGAGATTTTTCAAACACCCAACGCTGGAAATTCTTTTGTAACTAAAAAAAGGTGGGTACCCGTTCCTGGAATAGGTGAACCTACTTTATTTGAAACAAGGGTAATTATAGAGGGAAGCACTGCTGTTCTGTCTGGTGGTCCAAGTTCTGATTATATTGTAAATCTATATGATTTAGGAACTCTAGATCCATATTTGACAGAAGTAACTTTTGAAGAATTCAAAATATTTGTAATTCCGGCTTCCTCTATTTCTTCTCCATCTTCTCCTGTAAATTCTGCTAAAAACAGCAATGACTTTAGTGAAATGTCACATGATGAATTGATTACTCATTTTGATTTAGAAAAATAA